Below is a genomic region from Raphanus sativus cultivar WK10039 chromosome 4, ASM80110v3, whole genome shotgun sequence.
CCAGCATATCTTCTTAGACAAATCATTCAAACGTGTTGAGATGCTCGTTTTCTTAGTATCTGGCAAGTTCCCCTGCGCTTTGTTCGTAGGAGAAGTTAAAACAAAGTACCCTCCCGGTTTCAGAACACGATCCACTTCCAAAAGTAGCATTGCATCTGCTCTCAAGGgaacaaacataaaacatcaTCATGCCTCAAAgaaaaaattcaaagaaaagaaaccaaACATACATGTCTGATGTAATAATAATCACACCTTTGATATCCCAAGTAATGCCACATTGAGCACAATGGACCATATCAAAAGACAAGGCTGGATAAGGAAGCTGTTTTGAGAAAAAATTGCCAATCATTGCAGGAAGGCCTCTCTCTAGAGCTAACTGGACTTGGCTCCCTGTAGCTTCATACTTTGCTATACATATAGGCATCAGCTTTAATGACACTAGATGCGCACCAAAGCTTCCGAAGCCACAACCTATATCTAACACAGTCCGTACCTGCAAACACAAATCATCAATAAATCTCATCAACAGTCATAATAATCTCAAGAAGACTTACACCCGCTTGAGCAAACTCTGTATCGCTTCCTAAGCCTATCATCTCAGCAATTTGACGAGCATAGTCTTTGACCCCATCAAAGACCAAGCCGTCTTCCGAGTGAAAAGTAATCTGATTCTCTTCAAGCAACATCAACCTAACAAcaatgataacaaaaaaaaaaacaaaattgtgagACTGAATTTGAAGAAACTGTTATGTAACAAAAGCAAGAGAGACCTTGTTGTAACGGTTCCAGACGAAAGAAACTGGTCTTTAGTTATCTTCACGTTCCCACTCCAAATGATATCTCTACCAAGAGGCCACCTAAGTGGTATCTTATAGTCTCTTGGAGGACGAACCACAcatctctccttctctctctcaaactcAAACTCGCAGTGACGATCCAACTCATCACCCTCTTGAAGCCCAGCAAGCAAATTCCCTGTGACGTTATAACAAGGCACATAGCTCTCTTTTTCTTTACCGCAGAGAGGAAACTCTCTCAGGCTGGTACCTAGCGAGAGAGACCTCAGATCAAGATAATCAACCGCGGCTTGCTCCTTTATCCTCCTATAGTTACTATAAATGTTGGGGACGAGTGTTGAAGAGCCAGTAGAAGCCTCGTAGGGAGTGGACGTCAAGGGTGATAAAATGGTGAGCAGAGCCACAACGCCgaggatgaagaagagcaagCCTTTGATCCGTGGTCTGAGACCAAACACAGAGGAAACACTCTTGTACCAAGGATGACTTGTCATCATAGTGTAAGAAGATTCTCTAACAAAGTCCCAATCTTGAAGCCATTTTGTGGAACAAAGgctaagtctttttttttgtgtacacTGTTATGATCCAAATCAAGAAATGGGCACTGATAGAGACATGTACCTTGCAGACAAATCTGGCAGATCAAACATCCCCAAAAAGGAAACATTACTTTAATTAGCTAGTTAAGAGAATTTTGCTTTATAAGAAAAAAGCTTTCAGTGGGAAAAACTCAAATTTTGAAGCTTTTCATGATGAGATCTCGAGAATGGAGATCAGATCAGACAGAACAATGATTCATGACAGAGACGGTAATTAAAGTAGGGTTTTTGGAGAAGCGTAGTTACCTGGCTGTAATAGATTGCTGCAAAAGGATTTAGATTTCGACCAAACAATGGCCAAAGATTGAAGACAAAAGAGGATTGAGAGATTCCAATTATATGGGCGCTCTGT
It encodes:
- the LOC108834611 gene encoding probable methyltransferase PMT5, whose product is MMTSHPWYKSVSSVFGLRPRIKGLLFFILGVVALLTILSPLTSTPYEASTGSSTLVPNIYSNYRRIKEQAAVDYLDLRSLSLGTSLREFPLCGKEKESYVPCYNVTGNLLAGLQEGDELDRHCEFEFEREKERCVVRPPRDYKIPLRWPLGRDIIWSGNVKITKDQFLSSGTVTTRLMLLEENQITFHSEDGLVFDGVKDYARQIAEMIGLGSDTEFAQAGVRTVLDIGCGFGSFGAHLVSLKLMPICIAKYEATGSQVQLALERGLPAMIGNFFSKQLPYPALSFDMVHCAQCGITWDIKDAMLLLEVDRVLKPGGYFVLTSPTNKAQGNLPDTKKTSISTRLNDLSKKICWSLTAQQDESFLWQKTADSNCYSSRSQDSIPVCKDGDSVPYYHPLVPCISGTTSKRWIPIQNRSAVAGTTSAELEIHGIKPEEFYEDTQVWRSALKNYWSLLTPLIFSDHPKRPGDEDPLPPFNMIRNVMDMHARFGNLNSALLEQGKSAWVMNVVPLNARNTLPIVLDRGFAGVLHDWCEPFPTYPRTYDMLHANELLTHLSSERCSLMDLFLEMDRILRPEGWVVISDKLGVIEMARAMASRVRWEARVIDLQDGSDQRLLVCQKPFLKK